A stretch of Candidatus Atribacteria bacterium DNA encodes these proteins:
- a CDS encoding ATP-binding cassette domain-containing protein, which yields ENIGMVQQDVFLFTGSIKENILYGKPNSEDKEIIEAAKNANIHDFIMGLPEGYDSYIGEKGITLSGGQKQRISLARAFLKDPAILILDEATSALDSEAEIVIQQALKELTIGRTVLVIAHRLSTIKNANQIVVLTDQGIKEKGNHDELIARKGLYGKLYHAQFKGFIPDEIE from the coding sequence GAGAAAATATTGGTATGGTTCAACAGGATGTCTTTTTATTTACCGGTTCAATAAAGGAAAATATATTATATGGAAAGCCTAACTCTGAGGATAAAGAAATTATAGAAGCGGCTAAAAATGCCAATATTCACGATTTTATTATGGGTTTGCCTGAAGGATATGATAGTTATATTGGAGAAAAGGGAATAACACTTTCCGGTGGTCAAAAACAAAGAATATCACTCGCCAGAGCATTTTTAAAAGATCCTGCTATACTTATTCTGGATGAAGCTACCTCGGCTTTAGATAGTGAAGCTGAAATTGTAATACAACAAGCTTTAAAAGAATTAACTATCGGTAGAACGGTGTTGGTAATTGCTCACCGGTTGTCTACTATTAAAAATGCTAACCAGATAGTGGTTTTAACTGATCAGGGAATAAAAGAAAAAGGTAATCACGATGAGCTTATAGCCAGGAAAGGATTATATGGCAAGCTATACCATGCTCAATTCAAAGGTTTTATACCGGATGAAATAGAATGA